DNA from Hwangdonia lutea:
TTTAAATTGAATGTTGGTAACGGAACTGCTGATACTTGGGTAGATGGCGGAACTGCCGCCGATGTCGATCCTACGGCCAACGAATGGGTACACTTGGCCTTTACCATTTCGCCAACCAAAGCCATTGTTTACATCAACGGCGAGGCGGTAAAAGAAAGCGATATAACAGGAGTAGATTGGACAGGCTGCGATGTTATGTCAATCATGTCCGGGGCACCGCGTTTTACGGGCTGGAATCACAAGTCCGATTTAAGCTTTCTAGACGAACTGCATACTTACAATAAGACCCTTACTCAATCGGAGATTCAAGCTATAATGACTGATTAATAGCAGTCTAGTTGAGTTAGTTTTTTTTAATTTAGTTGAATTTTTAGCTGCACTTTATCATAAGGTGCAGCTAAAATTAATGAACACATTTCTATGACCTTTTTTCGTAAAAACATTACTTTTCTAATATCTTTTTTGCTGTTGTTTTTCAGCTTCAGTTGCAAAAACAACAACAAAAACGTTGAAACGACAACTACTTCGGTAAACAATATATGGTTAGATGACGACGCTTTGTTAGACACGATTCAAAAGCAAACCATCAATTATTTTTGGGAAGGCGCAGAACCCAATTCCGGTCTCGCCCGCGAGCGTTTGCATATTGACGGTGTTTACCCAACATCGCCCAAACACACTGTTACAACTGGCGGAAGTGGCTTTGGCCTAATGGCCATATTGGTAGGTGTTGAAAGAGGGTATATTGCCAAGGAAGAGGCCTTTTTACGATTTGAGAAAATAGTAGATTTTCTTGAAAAAGCAGATCGATTCCACGGCGCATGGCCACATTGGTTGGATGGACAAACGGGTAAAGCAATGCCATTCAGTAAAAAAGACAATGGCGGCGATTTGGTTGAAACCGCATTTTTGGTACAAGGTCTGCTCACGGTAGCCGAATATTTTAAAGATGGCAATAAAAAAGAACAGGTCCTTGTTGCCAAAATCGATAAACTTTGGCGCGAAGTAGAATGGGATTGGTACACCAAAAACGGCGAAGATGTGCTGTATTGGCATTGGTCTCCAGAATTTGGTTGGGAGATGGATTTTCCAGTTGGCGGCTACAACGAATGTTTAATCATGTATGTTTTGGCGGCCTCATCGCCAACGCATCCTATAGAACCCTCGGTTTATCATAAAGGATGGGCTAAAAATGGTGACATTGTATCAAACGAAAAATTTTACGACGAAGATTTGATTCTAAATTATTACGAGCACAACAAAGCTCCTGTTGGCCCCATGTTTTGGGCACATTATTCTTATTTGGGGTTAAATCCAAAAGGGCTATCGGATAAGTATGCTGATTATTGGAACCTGGTGCAAAATCAAGCTAAAATCCATTATAAATACGCGGTCGATAATCCTAAAAATTATAAGGGTTATGGAGATAGCTTATGGGGACTAACCTCAAGCTATTCGGTAAAAGGCTACAAAGGACACAGACCTGGTAACGACTTTGGGGTTATCTCGCCAACGGCGGCTTTATCGTCGTTCCCCTATACGCCTAAAGAAAGTATGCAAATGCTAAAAAAAATGTACAAAGACCACGATTCCTTAATAGGAAAATATGGCCCTTACGATGCCTTTAGCTTAGAGCACAATTGGTATTTGCCGCGTTATTTGGCCATAGACCAAGGCCCAATTCCGGTAATGATAGAAAATTACCGCTCCGAGATGCTATGGGATTTATTTATGAAAAATACTGATGTCCAATCTGGGCTCGATAAACTCGGATTCAAATATAACAAACCATGAAGATGAGGTCTTGGTGCATAATATTTTTTATTTTGATATTATCCTGTGCAGGGAATGACGGCCCAGGGTATCAAGAACCTTATGACCCTAATGACGACGACCCTGTAGTTGAAAAACTAACAGATACCGAAATGATGGATCTGGTACAAAAAGAAACCTTTAAGTACTTTTGGGATTTTGCCGAAACAAATTCTGGTGCGGCTAGAGAGCGCTACCATCCCAAAGAACCCACATTAAATCAGAATGTTGTAACTACTGGCGGTACGGGTTTTGGTTTGATGAGTATTTTGGTGGGTATTGAAAGAGGCTATATTACCAACGCAGAAGGCGTTGCAAGGCTGAATAAAATATTGGGTTTTTTTGAAACCGCCGACCGTTTTCACGGCGCGTGGCCACACTGGATTAATGGAACCAACGGAAACGTTATTCCGTTTAGTACCAAAGATGACGGCGGCGACCTGGTGGAAACCGCTTTTTTTGCACAAGGATTGGTGTGCGTAAAAGAGTATTTTAAAAACGGAACAACTGAAGAAAAAGCACTGGCCGATAAAGCCGATGCTTTATGGAAAGGCATCGAATGGGATTGGTACACACAAAACCAAAAGGCTTTGTTTTGGCACTGGAGCCCGAATTATGGGTTTGACATCAATTTAAAACTTCGCGGCTATAACGAAGTACTTATTACCTATATATTGGCAGCAGCGTCACCGGATTACAGCATTACCAAAACCGATTATGAAGACGGGTGGGCAAATAACGGTGGCATTGTGTCTTCGGCTTCGCAATACGGTATTCCTTTAGTATTAAATCACGCTGGCGGTTCTAATTTTGGTGGCCCCTTGTTTTTTAGCCATTATTCCTTTTTGGGTTTAAACCCTAAAAACTTAAGCGATCAATACGGTAATTATTGGAATCTTGTTGTGAATCATACTAAAATCAATCGTCAATATTGCATTACCAATCCTAAAAACTATGTAGATTACGGCGCAGACTGTTGGGGTTTAACGGCAAGTTACTCCAGAAATGCCGATGGCTCTAGAGGCTATTCAGCGCACAGTCCATCAAACGATAAAGGTGTTATGTCACCAACGGCAGCCATAAGTTCGATACCCTATACACCGGCAGAATCTTTAGAAGTTATGCATTATCTTTATCAGAACAAAGATAAATTATTGGGGCCGGCAGGTTTTTACGATGCCTTTAGTCCGCATTATAATTTTTGGGTGACCGATACCTATTTAGCTATCGACCAAGGCCCACAAATTATTATGATTGAAAACCACAGAACAGGATTGCTGTGGAATTTATTTATGCAAAACACCGATGTGAAAAACGGACTGGATAAACTAGGATTTAATTATTAAAACATAAAGACATAATGGGTAAACATTCAAAAAACATTTTAATATTAATTTTTATTGGAGCAACAAATATGTTGACTGCACAACATGAGGCTATGTATTCAAAAGAACTTTATATCAGTCAATCTGATACCTTGCAATATCGCATGATGATGCCAAAGGACTTTGACGATTCCAAGCAATATCCAATCATATTATTTCTTCATGGAGCTGGTGAGCGCGGAAGCGATAATAAGGCACAATTGGTGCATGGCAGTAAATTGTTTGCTTCCGATGAAAACAGAGAAAAATTTCCGGCTATCGTAATTTTTCCGCAATGCCCTAAAAACAGTTATTGGGCAAACGCCCGAATAGATAGGTCCACAAACCCATTAAAAATTGAATTCCCATTAGATATCGAACCCACAAAACCGCTCAACTTGGTTATGCAATTGATGGACGAGATAAGCGCGAAACCCTACGTAAATAAAAACAAAATTTACATTGGTGGCTTGTCTATGGGCGGTATGGGTACTTTCGAAATGGTTTACCGAAAACCACAATTTTTTGCCGCAGCAATTAGTATTTGCGGTGCCGGAAACCCCGAAGCTACCAAAGCTTATGCCAAAACAACACCGTTTTGGGTGTTTCATGGCGCCAACGATAATGTTGTAAATCCACTGGCCTCGGTTAATATGGTTGAAGGCATGCTTAAAAACGGCGGCAAACCAAATTTTACTTTATACGCTAACGATAATCATAATAGTTGGGATTCAGCCTTTGCTGAACCTCAATTTTTACCTTGGCTTTTTTCAAATATAAAACAGTAACGAATAATGAAAACACTAACCAAAACAATGCTTTTTATAGGAATCATTTCTTTGTTCCTTTTAGGATGCAATACTTCAGAAGACAAAAAAAACAATTCAACTACAGAAACCGTATTTGACGCTAAGGTCGATTCTTTAATGAGCTTAATGACTTTACAAGAAAAAGTCGGTCAAATGGTTATGTACAGTGGTAGTGGCGCAATTACGGGACCAACGGTAAATACAAATTTCAGAACCTATATTAAAGAAGCCAATGTGGGTGCGATGCTGAATGTATATTCGGCAAAAGCCACAAGAGATTTACAAAAACTGGCAGTTGAAAATACCCGTTTGGGCATTCCGTTGTTGTTTGGCTACGATGTCATCCACGGTTTTAAAACCATATTTCCCATCAATTTAGGATTGGCTGCCAGTTGGGATTTAGAGGATATTGAAAAAGGTTCGCGCATTGCCGCCGAAGAAGCTTCGGCCGTTGGGATCCATTGGACCTTTGCACCCATGGTTGATATCGCCAGAGACCCACGTTGGGGGCGCATTTCAGAAGGCATGGGAGAAGATGTGTACTTAGCAAGCAAGATAACTAGGGCTTATGTTAGGGGTTTTCAGGGTGACGATCTTTCCAAAACCAACACCATTTTGGCCTGTGCAAAGCACTTTGTAGGCTATGGCGCAGCCCAAGCCGGAAGGGATTATCATACGGTAAATATGGGAGAGGAAGAGCTTAGAAATGTTTATTTGCCGCCTTTTAAAGCCGCTGTTGATGAAGGCGTAGAAACCTTTATGACGGCTTTTAACGAAATTAACGGCGTTCCTGCAACGGCAAATAAATTCATTTTTAATGATATTTTGAGAGACGAATGGGGTTTTAACGGATTTGTAGTAACCGATTATACGGCCATTAATGAGTTGGTGCCACACGGTTTTGCCAAAGATGAAAAACACGCCACAAAGTTGGCCATTGAAGCGGGCATAGACCAAGATATGATGAGTAGTGCAAACAGACTTTATTTAGAGGAATTGGTTAATGAAGGCGAAGTGGATGTTGCATTGGTAAACGAAGCTTGCCGAAGAATTCTGTTGGCAAAATTTAAATTGGGCTTGTTTGACGACCCTTATAAATATTGTGATGAGCAACGTGAAAAAGAAACCATTTATAAGCCCGAGTTTTTAGAAGCGGCGAGACATTCGGCGGCCATATCGTCGGTGTTGCTTAAAAATGATGAAAAAGCGTTACCATTAACGTCAGAAAAAACAATAGCCTTAATCGGCCCTTTAGCAAAAGACAAAGAAAATATTTTAGGTAATTGGGGGGCAGCAGGCGACCGCAGAGGAAAAGCCATAAGTGTACATCAAGGCATTCAAGAGTATGTTGCCGATGCTAAAATAAACTATGCCAAAGGTTGCGAAATTGAAGGTGATGACGAAAGCGGATTTAACGAGGCCGTTAATGTGGCAAGACAATCAGATATCGTGGTGATGGTTATGGGCGAGGATTACGATATGAGTGGTGAAGCCGCCAGCAGGACCAACATCAAACTACCCGGTAGCCAAACCAAATTGATAAAGCGTATTCGCGAAGCTGTTCCAAACAAAAAAATCGTGTTGGTTTTAATGAATGGCCGTCCACTAGATTTATCAGAAGAAGATACCTTGGCCGATGCCATTTTAGAAACTTGGTTCCCAGGCACTATGGGTGGTAACGGTGTAGCCGATGTGTTGTTTGGTACATACAACCCATCGGGGAAACTAACCGTAACCTTTCCTAGGAATGTGGGGCAAGTGCCCATTTATTATAATATGAAAAATACGGGCAGACCCATTCCTGCAAACAATCCAAAAGAAGATTACAAATCCAATTACTTAGATGTGCCAAATACACCGCTTTACCCTTTTGGGCACGGATTGAGTTATACCACTTTTGAGTATTCAAATTTTAAAATGTCGACGGAAACTATAGGTTTTTCAGACACTTTAAAGGCATCGGCAACCATTACAAATACAGGTGATTACGATGGGCACGAAGTGGTGCAGCTTTACGTTCACGATAAAGTGGGAAGCATAACCAGACCAGTAAAAGAACTTAAAGGCTTCGAAAAAATATTCCTTAAAAAAGGAGAAAGTAAAACAGTAAGTTTTGATGTAACTGCTGAAGATTTAAAATTTTTCAACCACGAAAAATTTACGGTAGAGCCCGGTGAATTTGAAATTGCCATTAAAGGCTCTTCGGATTTCGATTTTGAACACACATTCACTTTAGAATGATTAATAGCAACTAAATCCACAAGGTTTTATTGGAAATCTTGTGGGTTTTAAATTGAGTTTTATACCAAAGGAAACACAAATGAGACAACCACACCTAAAATACAAACTTTTCATGCTATTATTTAGCATAATCAGTTTTCTGTGGTCTCAAAACAAAATCACGTACACCTACGCCATTAAAGGTACAGATACTTTAAAACTGGATGTTCATAGTCCTGAAAATGTTAAACCAAATGATAGTTTACCCGTGTTACTTTGGATGCACGGTGGCGGTTTTTCAGGCGGCACCAGAGACAATAAACATCACGAGCAAAAGCTGGCTGAATATGTTACCACAAAAGGCTATATAGGCATTTCAATATCGTACAGGTTGTTGCGAAAAGGCACCGAGACCGGTTTTGGTTGCGATTGCCCCAAAACCGATAAACTGGAAACTTTTAAGCAAGCGGCCATAGATTATTTGGATGCGGCAAAGTTTATTTTAGATAACAAAAAGAAACTACAAGTTGACTCCTCAAAAATCATAGCAGGTGGCAGTAGTGCTGGTGCGGAAGGCATATTGAACGCAGTATATATGAAATCATTTTTTGTAGATGAATTAGAGGATTATAAAGACGTTAATTTTGCGGGTGTTTTTTCGTTAGCTGGCGCGATGGTAAACGCTGAGTATATTTCTAAGCACAATGCACTACCAACAGTTTTATTCCACGGAACAGACGATAATTTAGTCCCCTTTGGAAGTGCTCCACATCATTATTGCACCCCAGAAAAACCAGGGTATTTATTGTTGGATGGCTCTGAAGCCATTGCTCAAAAATTAGATGATTTAGGAGTGTCATATTATTTTCATAAAGTTATTGGTGGCAGACACGAATTATCGTCCATTCCGTTTGATGAACTGGATGCAGTTTTTGAATTTTTCGGTAAAACCGTGTTGCAGGATGAAATCATTCAAACCAAAAAAATAATTACTAAAAAATCAAACCAAAACTAATGCAGAGAATCCTATTATTTGTGCTTATTGTTATTGCTTTTCAGTCATGTAAAAATGAAAAAAAAGACGAGGCTATTGAAACCGCAAAACAGCGTCCTAATATTGTTTTCATTATGGCAGACGATCATGCAACGCAAGCCATAAGTGCTTACGGGCACCCCATCAGTCAATTGGCACCAACACCGAATATTGATAGGATTGCCAACGAAGGTGCCATTTTTAAAAATAATTTCTGCACCAATTCTATATGTGGCCCAAGTCGTGCTGTAATTCTCACCGGAAAACACAGTCATGTTAACGGGTTTAGAATGAACGGAAACCGTTTTGATGGCAGCCAGCAAACCTATCCAAAGCTCTTGCAAAAAGCGGGTTATAAAACCGCCATGTTTGGCAAATGGCATTTACACGGCGAGCCGGAAGGCTTTGATTATTGGAACATATTACAAGACCAAGGTAATTATTACAACCCTAATTTTATTTCCGTAAATCCTAAAACCAAAAAAGTAGATACTACGATGGTTCAAGGGTATGCCACCGATATTGTTACTGAAGATGCGCTGCGCTATTTAGATAAAATTAAAAACGATGAGCAACCATTTATGCTCATGGTACAGCACAAAGCGCCGCACAGAAATTGGATGCCTGCGTTGCGCCATGTTAATAAATACGATGCGGTTACCTTTCCAGTTCCCGACACTTATTTTACAAATCATGAAGGCTCAACGGCCTCAAAAGAGCAGTATCAAACCATTTATAGGGATATGTACGAAGGCCACGATTTAAAAATGACCAAGAAAAAAGGTAGCCCAGAATTGGCACACAATCCGTGGAAAACAGATTTTGACCGTATGACAACCGAACAACGTGAAGCATGGGACAAGGCCTATCAGCCAAAAAACGATGCGTTTCACGACGCCAATTTATCGGGGAAAGAATTGGATTTATGGAAGCTACAACGCTATCTGCAAGATTATTTGGCTACCATTGCCGCAGTTGATGAAGGTGTTGGAAAAATTTTGGATTACTTAAAAGCAAATAATTTAGAAGACAATACCATTGTAGTTTACACCACCGACCAAGGATTTTATTTAGGTGAAAAAGGCTGGTTCGATAAACGTTTTATGTACGAAGAATCCTTGGCAATGCCTATGTTAATGAAATATCCGAAGCTTATAAAACCGGGAACCGAAGTTACGGCATTAACACAAAACCTTGATTTTGCCCAAACTTTTTTAGATTTTGCACAAGTGGATATTCCAGAAGATATGCAAGGAAAATCTTTAAAGCCATTATTGATCAACGCTGTTGAAGATGTCGATTTTAGAGATGCTGTATACTACCACTACTATGATTTTCCTGCCTTTCACATGGTTAAAAAGATGTACGGAATAAGAACCGATCGCTTTAAGTTGATTCACGTTTATGATGATATTGACGAATGGGAGCTGTACGATTTAAGAGAAGACCCATCGGAAACCAATAACGTTATCGATGATGAAATTTATAGCGAAATTGAACATATTTTGCGACAGCGATTAGCTGAACTACAAGAGCAGTATCAAGTTACCGAAAAAGAATTTGAACGCGCCAGTCCGGAAGCCATCAAACGCGCCTATAAAGGTTTTGAACGATTAAGAGGCCAGCCTATGACAGCTTATGAGCATTAATTTTTAAATGATTAAAACCCGTCAGGTCTAAAAAAATATTCCCATGAAATTATTAAAAAAATCAAATATAATTGTGTGTTTAATAAGTTTGGTTTGTTTTCAATCTTGTAAAGAAGCTACATCAAATCCAGAAAAAACCCTCGAAAATCAAACATCAAAATCATCAAAAGAAACCCTTAAAACTTATTGTAATCCTTTGGATATAGACTACACCTATATGGTTTACAATTCAAGCAAAAACAAATCGTATCGTTCAGGAGCTGACCCCGCTGTTATTGAGTTTCGGGGCGAATATTATATGTTCGTTACACGTTCCTTTGGCTATTGGCATTCCCAAGATCTTGTAGACTGGAAGTTTATAAAACCAAAGCAATGGTTTTTTGAAGGAAGCAATGCACCTACGGCATTCAATTACAAAGATTCGCTGGTTTACTTTGCAGGAAATCCTGCTGGTTATGGGAGTATTCTTTATACAGACGACCCGAAAAAGGGAACTTGGACACCAACTGCTTCCATTTCTAAAAACATTCAGGATTCGGAATTATTTATTGATGATGACGGCAAAACATATCTCTATTGGGGCTCATCAAACGTGCACCCAATCCGCGTAAAAATGCTGAATAAAGACGACCGTTTTTTGGAAACTGGCGTGAGAAAAGAATTGATTAACCTTAATGAAGAAGAACACGGATGGGAACGATTTGGCGAAAACAATTTCCACCCAACTTTAAAGGAAGGTTACATGGAAGGGGCATCCATGACAAAGCACAACGGGAAATACTATTTGCAATATGCCGCTCCGGGAACGCAGTTTAATGTGTATGCCGATGGTGCCTATGTTGGAGACACGCCACTTGGTCCTTTTAGGTATATGAAAAATAACCCCATGAGTTTTAAACCAGGTGGATTTACCAATGGTGCGGGACATGGCATTACTGTAAAACAAACCAATGGGCAGTACTGGCATTTTGCTACTATGGCGCTGGCGTCTAATGCGCAATGGGAACGTCGTTTATGTATGTTTCCAACCTATTTTGATGATGAAGGGTTGATGTATTCCATTACCGATTATGGAGACTACCCAAGGTATGCGCCCAATCACCCCACAAAAGCAGGTCAACATAATGGTTGGATGTTATTGTCGTATAAAGGAAATGTTACGGTGTCGTCGTCGTTAATGCAAATTATGAAATTTACGTCTAATGATGATGACGTAAAAATAACGGAATTACCTACTGAAAAAGATGCCGAAGGGCATATTACATCCAAAGTTTTAACCGATGAAAATCCGAAAACATTTTGGGTGGCTGAGGCTAATAACGACAAACAATGGATTACTATTGAAATGAAAAAACCCGGGAACATCCACGCTATTCAACTAAATTTTCATGACCACGAATCGGGAATTTACACGCGCGTAGAAGGATTGAAACATCGTTTTACTATTGAAACTTCCGAGGATGGTGAAAATTGGCAAAAGGTAGTAGACAGAAGCAAAAGCAACATAGATGCGCCTAACGCCTATATTGTTTTAGAAAAACCCGTTAATGCGAAGTATGTACGTTATAACAACGTTGAAGTACCCGGTGCAAACTTTGCTATGTCCGAGATTAGAGTCTTCGGATTGGGTTTAGGCGAAAAACCAGCTGAGGTTAAAGGCTTTGAAATTAAAAGGCAAAAAGACCGTAGAGATGCCTCATTTTCATGGGATCCTGTTAACGGCGCACAAGGCTATAACATCCGTTGGGGCATTGCTCCAAACAAACTTTACCAGTCGTGGCAGATTTACGATACCAATGAACATTTTATGCGTAATTTAGACCGAGATACCCCTTATTATTTTACGATTGAAGCATTCAACGAAAACGGAATTTCAGAAAGAAGTGAGGTGTTGTTTATAGAATAAAAATGTCTATTCACTCGTCAACATTTCTGGTGTTACCACCGTTCTAAACCCAATATGTTCTGATGAAGAGTCTGTACTCGATCCCATTTTAGATGAAATTCTGTAACTGGCGCAATAGGTGTAACTACATAAAAAAGAACCGCCTTTTATAATTTTTTCCTGCACATACGGGTTGTTGGGATTGTAAGCTTCAGTTGCACCTTTAGGATTGATTGCTGGTGTATTTTTCGAAGCTAATTCCTTATAATAATTTACGTTGTACCAATCGTTGGTCCACTCCCAAACATTGCCGGCCATATCGTACAATCCAAAGTCGTTTTCTGGATACGATTTTACGGGTGCCGTTCTTTCAAAACCATCTTCTAAGGTATTGAACACAGGAAATTCGCCTTCCCAAGTATTGGCTTTTTCAGGGAGTAAACCTACATCATCGCCCCAAAAATAAGTGGTGTTTTCTTTGTTCCCTCTGGCGGCATATTCCCACTCTGCTTCGGTTGGCAGGCGTTTTCCTGCCCATTTGCAATAGGCTTGCGCATCTTCAAAAGAAATATGGGTTACGGGATAATTTTCTTTTCCTTCAATAGAAGAGTCTACTCCACTTGGGTGTTTCCAATTCACGCCAATCACCCAGCGCCACCACTGTGAAAAATCGTATAAATTAGGCACCGATGTTTTGGTTTTTTTAAACATTAAAGACCCCGGTTGCAAAATGGTATCGTGTGGCTTGGGTGTGCCTTCGGGCAATTGCTTTTTCATGTCTTCCCAATCAATGTCCCTTTCAGCTGTGGTAATGTAACCGGTGGCCTCTACAAATTTTGAAAATTGGGCGTTTGTGACTTCGGTGATATCCATAAAAAACCCATCTAAGCGCACTTCGTGTTGTGGTTTTTCGTGCAACATGGCTATATCGTCATGCGCAACAGCACCCTGTAAAAAAGTACCTCCCGGAATCCAAACCATTCCTGTTGGTGGATGGTTGATTAAACTATCCAATGTGCTTTCGCTTAAAATGTTATTGTTGCTTTCAAGCGTTTCTTTCTTTTGATTTTTACAACTAAAAAAAGCTAAAAAACAAACAATAAAGCAAATTAAAGGGGTTTTCATTGGAGATCGGTATCAAATTGATTGTAAAAATATTAATTTACTTTAAACCCGTTGTGCATTTTGAATGAAAATAATTTCAATATGTCAGTTCGAGTGATTTTGAGGAATGAAAAATTGTATCGAGAACCCATAGATGGTTCAAAAAATTCTTGTTCTCGATACTAATTTCACTCATTTCTATCGTAAAATTCACTCGAATTGACAGAATTCTGCCAAAATGCACAACAGGTTGCTTTCACTAAATCTCTATGCTTATGCTAAAAGTCTCCACTTTACAAATCCGTAGAAAAATGAAGTTTTATGAAACCAAACTAATTGTAAGCAATACATTTTCTAAACCTTAGCTTTTACTTACCTTTGCACAACTCAATATATTTTGAATATGATACATTCAATGACAGGTTACGGAAAATCTGTATTACAATTACCAACCAAAAAAATTACGATAGAGCTTAAATCTTTAAACAGTAAAAATTTAGATTTAAATGCCAGAATGCCTTCAATTTACAGAGAAAAAGAACTGGCCATAAGAAAGCTTCTCGCCAAAAAATTAGAGCGCGGTAAAATAGATTTTTCAATTTATGTTGAAACCACAGCTGAGGATACGTCAACACAAATTAACGTGCCTGTTGTAAAACAGTACATCAATCAATTAAAAAAAGTGGTTGATGGTGATGATATGGATTTGCTAAAAATGGCAGTTCGTTTTCCGGATGCTTTAAACACCATTCGCGAGGA
Protein-coding regions in this window:
- a CDS encoding family 43 glycosylhydrolase codes for the protein MKLLKKSNIIVCLISLVCFQSCKEATSNPEKTLENQTSKSSKETLKTYCNPLDIDYTYMVYNSSKNKSYRSGADPAVIEFRGEYYMFVTRSFGYWHSQDLVDWKFIKPKQWFFEGSNAPTAFNYKDSLVYFAGNPAGYGSILYTDDPKKGTWTPTASISKNIQDSELFIDDDGKTYLYWGSSNVHPIRVKMLNKDDRFLETGVRKELINLNEEEHGWERFGENNFHPTLKEGYMEGASMTKHNGKYYLQYAAPGTQFNVYADGAYVGDTPLGPFRYMKNNPMSFKPGGFTNGAGHGITVKQTNGQYWHFATMALASNAQWERRLCMFPTYFDDEGLMYSITDYGDYPRYAPNHPTKAGQHNGWMLLSYKGNVTVSSSLMQIMKFTSNDDDVKITELPTEKDAEGHITSKVLTDENPKTFWVAEANNDKQWITIEMKKPGNIHAIQLNFHDHESGIYTRVEGLKHRFTIETSEDGENWQKVVDRSKSNIDAPNAYIVLEKPVNAKYVRYNNVEVPGANFAMSEIRVFGLGLGEKPAEVKGFEIKRQKDRRDASFSWDPVNGAQGYNIRWGIAPNKLYQSWQIYDTNEHFMRNLDRDTPYYFTIEAFNENGISERSEVLFIE
- a CDS encoding formylglycine-generating enzyme family protein — its product is MKTPLICFIVCFLAFFSCKNQKKETLESNNNILSESTLDSLINHPPTGMVWIPGGTFLQGAVAHDDIAMLHEKPQHEVRLDGFFMDITEVTNAQFSKFVEATGYITTAERDIDWEDMKKQLPEGTPKPHDTILQPGSLMFKKTKTSVPNLYDFSQWWRWVIGVNWKHPSGVDSSIEGKENYPVTHISFEDAQAYCKWAGKRLPTEAEWEYAARGNKENTTYFWGDDVGLLPEKANTWEGEFPVFNTLEDGFERTAPVKSYPENDFGLYDMAGNVWEWTNDWYNVNYYKELASKNTPAINPKGATEAYNPNNPYVQEKIIKGGSFLCSYTYCASYRISSKMGSSTDSSSEHIGFRTVVTPEMLTSE